CAATTATGTATATTTCAGGAATTCGAGATATTCGATTAGAAAAAAACTTATTAATTTATAAATCCATAGTATTAATTAATAAAACTAACAGGGAAAATCATGGCAATTAAAGTGAAAAAAAGAAATTTTCTAAAAAAGAAAAAAATAAAGCAGATAAAAAGCGAACTGGGAGAATATGGAGGATTGCTTGAAAACAAGAAAAAAGTAGAAATCCTTGAAGCCGAACCAAATTCATTCATTCTGGTCGACGGTGAACCTTACATCATAATGATTGATGACAAGGCATTTCCAACACTCAAGGCAGCTCTTGCCAATGAAATAGACGGGAAAAAGGTTACCGTGGACATGGGAGCCATACGCTTTGTAACTAACGGCGCAGACATCATGAGTCCAGGAATAGTAGCTGCAGATGACGGAATCGAACCGGGCGACATCGTTTTAATCATTGATGAAACTCACGGCAAGCCCCTGGCCGTTGGAGTCAGCCTTATAACCGGCGAAGAAATGGTTGAAAACGATTCCGGAAAGGCTGTTGAAACCAAGCACTACGTTGGAGACGACATCTGGAACTTTGAAGTGTGAAGGTGATTTGATGGCTGAATTAAGATATAGGGCAGGAAATGTCAGAAATCCCGGAGTCCACAAGATTGGAATAATTGCCCTCGGATCACACCTTGAAAACCATGGCCCGGCACTGCCGATTGATACAGACGCAAAGATAGGCGCACACATCGCATTTCAGGCGTCACTCAGGTGCGGAGCCAAATTTTTGGGAGTCATATTTCCTGCATACGAACTGGACGAAATTGACCATGGAGTGCACGTTTCCCTTGACACACTGAAAGAGAACGTTATCGAAACATTGAACTCAGCTAAAAAGTTTTTAGACATTGAAAAGGTCGTAATTGTAAATTCACATGGTGGAAACCTGCCGTTAATGACCGAATTATGGGAAATTGAGGACAAAACCGATTTATCAATAATATTCAACAATAAAATAATATCAACCGAAGGCCCTCATGCCGGAAGCGGCGAGCTGTCAATGGGGAAGGTTTTAGGCATTTTAAATGAAGATGAACTTAAAAACCAGGCCGACGTGAACAAATACGTTGAAGTGGGTCTGCACGGATTTAAACAGGCACGTGAAAATGATCCGAACATCGAA
This is a stretch of genomic DNA from Methanobrevibacter millerae. It encodes these proteins:
- the arfB gene encoding 2-amino-5-formylamino-6-ribosylaminopyrimidin-4(3H)-one 5'-monophosphate deformylase, which gives rise to MAELRYRAGNVRNPGVHKIGIIALGSHLENHGPALPIDTDAKIGAHIAFQASLRCGAKFLGVIFPAYELDEIDHGVHVSLDTLKENVIETLNSAKKFLDIEKVVIVNSHGGNLPLMTELWEIEDKTDLSIIFNNKIISTEGPHAGSGELSMGKVLGILNEDELKNQADVNKYVEVGLHGFKQARENDPNIEEGARDVEENGVYVDEEYGQQLFNLAIDTVIFDVEKLLDF
- a CDS encoding RNA-binding protein, yielding MAIKVKKRNFLKKKKIKQIKSELGEYGGLLENKKKVEILEAEPNSFILVDGEPYIIMIDDKAFPTLKAALANEIDGKKVTVDMGAIRFVTNGADIMSPGIVAADDGIEPGDIVLIIDETHGKPLAVGVSLITGEEMVENDSGKAVETKHYVGDDIWNFEV